From the Labrys wisconsinensis genome, the window ACGCGGGCCATGGTTGCCTTCATTCTCGACCAGGCCATCCTGCTGCTGCACCCGTTCATGCCGTTCATCACCGAGGAGCTCTGGGCGGTGACGGCGGGCGAGGGCGGCCGGACGAGCGTCGCCGCGCTGGCGCCCTGGCCGGATCTCGGCGGCCTCCTGGACGCGGAGGCCGAGGCCGAGATCGGCTGGCTGGTCGACCTCGTCTCCGAGATCCGATCGATCCGCACCGAGATCGGCGTCCCCGGCGGAGCGCAGGTGCCGCTGGTGCTGGTCGACGCCTCGGAGGCGGTGAAGGCCCGCTACGACCGCCTCGGCGAGACGCTGAAGCGCCTGGCGCGCCTCAGCGGGGTCGGCTTCGTCGATGCCGCGCCGAAGGGGGCCGTGCAGGTGATCGCCCGTGGCGTCACTGCGGCGCTGGCCCTGGAAGGCATCGTCGACATCGAGGCGGAGAAGGCGCGGCTCGGCAAGGAGATCGCCAGGATCGACGCCGACATCGCCAAGATCGACGCCAAGCTCGGCAATCCGGACTTCCTGGCGCGCGCCAAGGAGGAGGTGGTGGAGGAGCAGCGCGAGCGGCGCGAGGAGGCGACGGCCCGCCGCGCCAAGCTCACGGACGCGCTGGCGCGCCTCTAGCGCCGGCCGCCGGGAGGGATTGCCCATGCCGCCGCCCCTTCCGGCCCTGTTGCGCGAGACCTACGACCCGGCGACGCAGATCTCGCCGGCCCAGATCGAGGCGGTCGCCAGCATCGTCCGCGCCCGCGCGCCGGGTGCGCGATTCCTGGTCTTCGGCCTCGGCCGGGACTCGCCGATGTGGCAGCGCCTCAACGCCGACGGCGAGACGCTGTTCGTCGAGGACAAGCCGGCCTATGTCGAGGCGGCGCGCCAGGCGATGCCGCAGGCGCGCATCGTCGTGGCCGACTATGCCGCCACCACCGTGCTCGGCTCCTTCGCCATGTCGCCGGCGGCCCTCGACGCCATCGCCATGCCGGAGGAGCTGCGCGGCTCCTGGGACGTCGTCCTGATCGACGGGCCGGCCGGCTACTGGCCCGGCGATCCCGGCCGGCTGGTGCCGCTCGCCTGGACGTCGCGGCTGATGGCGCGGCACACCCATGTCTTCGTCGACGACTACAACCGGGTCCTGGAGCGGCACTTCGCCGACCTCCTGATCCGCTTCGACAATCCGCCCTGCGCCGAGCTGGCGCACGAGCGGGAGGCCGGCAAGACCATGCTGTGGCGCATCGGGCGCAGCCTTCCGCCCTGAGGCCGACGGCCGCAGGGATCGGGGCGGCCGCGCGTCGCCGCGATGCGACAGAGCCCGTCGCATGAAGACAAAAGCGCCGCGACGCGCTGCGTCAGCTTCTGCTCCTCGAACTTCCAGGACACGCCCGCCATGTCATCCCGGCCCAACATCCTCCTCGTCATGGCCGACCAGCTGGCGCCGGCCTGCCTGCCGATCCACGGCCATGGCATCGTGAAGGCGCCGAACCTCGAACGGCTGGGACGGGACGGCGTGGTGTTCGACAGCGCCTATTGCAATTCGCCGCTGTGCTCGCCGTCCCGTGCCGTGTTCATGACCGGGCGGCTGCCATCGCGGACCGGCGTCTACGACAATGCCGCCGAGTTCCGCTCGGACATCCCGACCTGGGCGCACTACCTGCGCCGGGCCGGCTATCGCACCACCCTGTCGGGCAAGATGCATTTCTGCGGGCCGGACCAGCTCCACGGCTTCGAGGAGCGGCTGACCACCGACATCTATCCCGCCGACTATGGCTGGACGCCGGACTGGGACCGCCCGCAGGAGCGGCCGAGCTGGTACCACAACATGTCCTCGGTCACCGAGGCCGGGCCCTGCGTGCGCACCAATCAGCTCGACTTCGACGACGAGGTGATCTTCGCGGCCGAGCGGGCGCTCTACGACCATGTCCGCTCCAGCGACCGGCGCCCCTTCTGCCTGGTCGCCTCGCTCACCCATCCGCACGATCCCTTCGCCATCCCGCGCGAATACTGGGACCTCTACCGCGACGAGGACATCGTGCTGCCGCGCGTCGAGGTGCCTCTCGACCGGCTCGACCCGCATTCGCGCCGCCTGCGGCATGTCTGCGACATGGACGCGACGCCGATCGACGAGAAGCAGGTCCGTGCGGCGCGGCGTGCCTATTTCGGCGCGATCTCCTATGTCGACGCCCAGGTCGGCCGGCTGCTGCGGGCCCTGGAGGCCACGGGCCTGCGCGACGACACGATCGTGATCTTCACCAGCGACCATGGCGAGATGCTGGGCGAGCGCGGCCTCTGGTACAAGATGAGCTGGTTCGAGGGCTCGGCCCGCGTGCCTCTCCTCGTCTCGGCCCCTGGCCGGTACCGGCCGGGGCGGGTCGGCGCCAGCGTGTCCCTGGTGGACCTGCTTCCGACCCTGGTGGAGATGGCGGGGGGCGACCCGGCCGACCTCGCCGGCGGCCCGAGCGACGGCCGCAGCCTCGTGCCGCATTGCGAGGGCCGCGGCGGCCATGACGAGGTCATCGGCGAATATCTCGCCGAAGGCGCCGTGGCGCCGCTGATGATGATCCGGCGCGGCCCCTGGAAGTTCGTGCATTCCCCGGCGGACCCGGACCAGCTCTACGACCTCGAGGCCGATCCGGACGAGGTGCACAATCTGGCCGAGGCGGCGGATCATGCCGCGACGCTGGCCGAATTCCGCGCCGAGGCCGCGCGGCGCTGGGACATGCCGGCGCTCGACGCCGCGGTTCGCGAGAGCCAGCGCCGGCGCCGCCTGGTCGATGCGGCGCTGACCACCGGCACCCTCCGCTCCTGGGACTTCCAGCCGTTCGTCGACGCGTCCAGGCAATATATGCGCAACAGCATCGACCTCGACGACCTCGAGGCGCGGGCCCGCTTTCCCAAGGTAAAGCCCTAGGCCGGGACGGCCTCCTATTCGTGACATTCGCGCAACAGGGGATATGAGTCTTCTCCAGGCCCCGCGCGCCTCCTGCGTCAGCCCAGATCCCGCCACAAATCAACGGCTCAACTGGCCGCACGCCATGGATGAGCGGGCGTCCGCAGCGGGGCGGCGGCCAGTTCGTTCGAAAGGGTGAAGAAATTTGAAAAAGACACGGCAGGTCAAGGATGTCGGCGCGATTTTTCGCGTGATGCATGATCTGCCGGGCAACAGCGGGTGGCGTGGCGTTGAGACGTGATGGCGTGACGATACCCGACAGGATCGAGACCGGGCGTGCCGTAGCGGCATTGCGGATGCTGCATCTTTCCCACGACGTCCTGTCGATTGCGGGGCCGAGGCTCGGTTCTCGTCTCGGCCTCGGCCTCGGCCTGCAGAAATTGCCATCATTGCCGGCGCTCGGCCCCGATCCGGCCAAAAAAACGATCGAAGTACCAGGTATTTGTTGCGGCAGGATCGGTTGCGAGAGTGTCGGCATGCACGAAATCGGCGCGGATGCCGGGCGCCGGGCCGGAAGAGCGATGCGGACGGGGGCCGAAAGGTCGGTGGGAATCATGCGTGCGTTCGAAGCTCTAGCCCGCCTGGCAGGCCGCGCTGTGCCGTTCGGCATCGCAGCCATGCTGACGGCGGCGCCGGCCCTGGCGTTCGACGGCACGCAGACGCCGGCGAACGACCGCACGCCGATGGAGGCCTTCAAGTTCGGCGCCAAGGCCTACAAGGCGGGCGATCTCGCCGAGGCGTCACGGGCCCTGGAATTCGCGGCGGGCAAGGGTCATGCCCTGGCGCAGTGGAAGCTCGCCCGGATGTATTCGGAAGGCGACGGCGTTCCGCGCGACGACCTCAAGGCCTTCGAATATTACCAGCAGATCGTCAATGCCCATGCCGACGACAGCCCGGACACGGCGCAGGCCCGCTTCGTGTCGAGCGCCCTGGTGGCGCTGGGGTCCTATTACCTCAACGGCATCCCGAACACGGAGGTGCGGTCCGACCCGCAGCGCGCCATCGAGATGTTCCAGTACGCCGCCACCTATTTCGGTGACAGCGACGCCCAGTACAATCTCGGCCGGCTGTTCCTCGACGGCACGGCCGACCGGCCGCGCGACCCCGTCATGGCGGCCCGCTGGCTGCGGCTCTCGGCGGACAAGGGCCAGCACCAGGCCCAGGCCGTCCTGGGGCATCTGCTCTTCGCCGGCGAGGAGGACCTGCCCCGGCAGGCGGCGCGCGGCCTGATGTACCTCACCCTGGCGCGCGATGCGGCGACAAGCGACGCCGACAAGTGGATCGTCGACCTCTACAACCAGGCAGTCAGCGCGGCGACGCCGGACGAGCGGCAGATGGGGCTCGCCTATCTCGAGCAATATCTCAAGAATAGATCGTAAGAGCCTGTTCTGATTCGCCTCAGGCGCGCGGCTCGATCGCGAGATCGCAGCGAATCGGCACGTGGTCGGACGGCTTGTCCCTGGCGCGCGTCGACTTGTCGATGGCGCAGCCCGCCAGGACCGCCGCGGCGTGCGGCGACAGCATGAGATGATCGATGCGGATGCCGTTGTCGCGCTGCCAGGCGCCGGCCTGATAGTCCCAGAAGGTGTAGAGGCCGGGCGAACCGGTGCAGGCGCGCAGCGCGTCGGTGAAGCCGAGATTGACGAGCTCTCGGAACTTGGCCCGGGTGGCGGGCAGGAACAGGGCGTCGCCGACCCAGGCGTCCGGCGTCTTGGCGTCTTCGGCGGCGGGAATGACGTTGTAGTCGCCGGCGAGCACCAGCGGCTCCTCCAGGGCCAGCAGCGCCCGCGCCCGGGCGATGAGCCGGTCCATCCAGGCGAGCTTGTAGGGATATTTCTCCGTCTCCGGCGGATTGCCGTTCGGCAGGTAGATCGAAGCGACGCGCACGACGCCGTCGCGGGTCGAGATCACCGCCTCGAGGTAGCGGGACTGCTCGTCGCCGTCATTGCCGGGCAGGCGCGGCGTCGCCTCGTCGATGGGATGGCGCGACAGGATGGCGACGCCGTTGAACGTCTTCTGGCCGTGGGTGACGACGTTGTAGCCGAGCGCCTCGATCTCGGCGGTCGGAAAATTCTCGTCCAGGCACTTGATCTCCTGGAGGCAGACGATGTCGGGCGAGGCCTGGCCCAGCCATTCCGTCAGATGGGCGACGCGCTGGCGAATCGAATTGACGTTCCAACTGGCGATGCGCAGCACGGTGGGGAGCCCGCTGTTGATGAGTCCGCCCCCTGTTTCCGACCTTCGCGCCAGAAAGGCAATCCGAAGATTGCGGCCGGTGCGGTGCCGCGGTCGGAGTCAGACCGAGAAGCTGGTGCCGCAGCCGCAGGCCGCCACCGCGTTGGGATTGTGGATCTTGAAGGCCGAGCCGATCAGGTCCTCGACATAGTCGAGCTCGGCCCCGCCCATATATTGCAGGGACACCTCGTCGACGAGCACCGTGGCGCCGTCGCGCTCGATGGCGACGTCGTCGGGCTGGCGCGCGGTATCGAAATCGAACTTATACTGAAAGCCGGAGCAGCCGCCGCCCTCGACGCTGATCCGCAGCATCGAGCCGGCCGGCTCGCTTTCGAGGATCTTGGCGATACGGCGGGCAGCACGCTCGCTGACGCTCATCTGGGTCATGGCGGTCATCTCGGTCATCATGCCTTCAAGATATGTGCGCCGCGGCCAAGGTCAATCGCCCGCCGGCGCCAGCGGATCACGGAGAAGAAACCGTTTGCGGGATGGTGCCTTCGTGGAACGGCCATTCCTCCCACAGCCCTGCAAAGAAATCTGCGCCGCGTTGAAACGTCGAGCGGTTTCGACGTAGCTCTAGCGCGCGATCGAGAGCGCGGCCGGAGAGGGGCGCGCCGATCGCCGGGAGAGTAGAGATGATCAGCCTCGGAAAACTGGCCGGCATCGCGGGCGCCATGGCGATCCTGGCCGCGCTCGGCCCGGCCCGGGCGGCGACGCCGCCCGGCATCCTCGTCGTCGCGCAGTCGATCGACGACGCGGTCAGCTTCGATCCGGCCGAAGGCTTCGAGCTGACGACGGTCCAGTCCTTCAACAACATCTACCAGCGCCTGGTGCAGACCGACCGCGCCGACGCGACGCGGATCGTGCCGGCGCTCGCCGCGAGCTGGGAGGCGGGGGCGGACGGCAAGAGCCTCACCTTCACGCTCGCCAAGGACGCCCGATTCGCCTCCGGCAACCCGGTCCGGCCCGAGGACGTGATCTTCTCGCTCACCCGGGCGGTCAAGCTCAACAAGGCGCCGGCCTTCATCCTCAACGAGCTCGGCTGGACGGCGCAGACGGTGTCCGGCGCGGTCGAGAAGGTCGGCGACGGCCAGGTCCGGGTCAAATGGTCGGCCGATGTCGGCCCCGCCTTCGCGCTGGCGATCCTGACGGCGCCGATCGCCTCGATCGTCGACGAAGTCGTGGTCTCGCCGCAGGCGGCGGGCGACGACCTCGGCAATGGCTGGCTCAAGATCCATTCGGCCGGCAGCGGCCCGTTCAAGATCGCCGCCTACACGCCGCACGAGGCGCTGGTGCTGGAGGCGAACGCGTCCTCGCCCGCCGGCGCGCCGAAGCTCGCGAGCGTCATCCTGCAGAACGTGCCGGACGCGGCGGCCCGCCGTCTCCTGATCGAGCAGGGCGATGCCGATATCGCCCGCGGCCTCGGCGCCGACCAGGTCGAGGCGCTCAAGGCCAAGCCGGGCCTCACCGTGCTGGCCGTGCCTTCGGCGCGCACCGACTACATCCTGATCAATTCCAAGGCCAGCGCCACGCTCGGCAACCCGGCCTTCTGGGAGGCGGCGCGCTACCTCGTCGACTATGACGGCATCGCCGACAACCTCCTGCGCGGCCAGGTGCGGGTGCACCAGGCCTTCCTGCCGGACGGCTTTCCCGGCGCGCTCAAGGACAACCCGTTCAAGCTCGACATCGAGAAGGCGAAGAAGATCCTTGCCGACGCCAAGATCGGGCCGACGAAGATCGCCTTCCCGGTGTTCAACGAGCAGCCCTTCCTGCAGATCGCCCAGTCGCTGCAGTCGACCTTCGGCCAGGCGGGATTGACCCTCGACATCCAACCCGGCGTCGCCAGCGAGATCTACGCCAAGGGCCGCTCGGGCAATTACGAGATCACGCTGCGCTACTGGATCCCCGACTATTTCGACCCGCATTCCAACGCCAGCGCCTTCGCCATCAACCGCGACAACCAGCACAACACCGTCGCCAAGCAGGCGGGCTGGGTCATTCCCGGGCTCAGCGACGAGACGGCGGCGGCGGTGAAGGAGCAGGATCCGGCCAAGCGCGCCGCGCTCTATGAGGACCTGCAGCGCGAGATCCAGAAGAGCTCGCCCTATGTCTTCATGCTCCAGGGCAGCGACCAGGTGGTTCTGCGCGACGCGGTCAAGGGCTATGCTCAGGGCCTCAACGCGGATCTGGTCTATTACGACCGGGTCGAGAAGTGAGGCGACAGCAGATTGGCGCAGGCCACCCTCCCGGCCCGGGATTTCGGACATGATGTGCGGCGGCCGTCCTCCCCGGAGGGCGGCCGCCGCAGGTTCGGCACGCTCGCCGCCGTGCTGCGCTGGCTGCGCAAGCTGGCGCTGACGCTGTTCGGCCTGATCCTCGTCACCTTCGCGATGACGCGGCTGTCGCCGGTCGACCCGGCGCAGCAGCTCGTCGGCGACCACGCCAGCCAGTCCTCCTACCAGGCGGCGCGGCAGGAGCTGGGCCTGGACGAGCCGCTCGCCGTCCAGTTCTGGCGCTATCTCGGGCGGCTGGCGGAGGGCGACCTCGGGCGGGCCACGTCCACCGGGCAGCCCGTCGCCGCCGACGTGGCGCGCACCTTCACCGCGACGCTGGAGCTGGCGACCGCGGCCATCGTCCTCGGCACCGTCGTCGGCCTCGCCCTGGGCATGATCGCGGCGATGCGGCCCGGCGGCCTCCTGGACGGCGCCATCCGCCTCGTCTCGCTGATCGGCTATTCCGTGCCGATCTTCTGGCTCGGCCTCCTGATGCTGCTCCTGTTCTATGCGCGGCTGCACTGGGCGCCGGGAACCGGGCGGCTCGACGTCGTCTACCAGTACACCCTCAAGCCGGTGACCGGCTTCGCGCTGATCGATGCGGGGCTGTGGGGCGCGCCGGGCGCCTTCCGCAGCGCCCTGGCGCATCTCGTGCTGCCGGGCCTGGTGCTCGCCTTCTACGCCCTCGCCGGCATCTCCCGGCTGACGCGCGCCGCCATCCTCGGCGAGCTGGCGCAGGAATATACGCTGACCGCCCGGGCCAAGGGCGCCGGCGCGGCCCGGGTGATCTTCGTCCACATCCTGCCGAACATCGCCGGCACGCTCGTCACCGTGGTCGCGCTCGCCTATGCCAACCTCCTGGAAGGCGCCGTGCTGACCGAGACCGTGTTCGCCTGGCCCGGGATCGGGCGCTATCTCACCGTGGCGCTGTTCGCCGGCGACACGGCCGCCATTCTCGGGGCGACCCTCGTCATCGGCGTCGCCTTCATCGCGCTCAACAGCCTGACGGATCTTGCCGTCGCCCGGCTCGATCCGAGGCGCGTGCGATGAGTGCCCAGGGTCCGACTTTCGGCATGGCCTTCGGCCGGCTGGCGCCCGTCGCGCGCCGCTCGCCTTCGCTGGCCGCGGGCGCCGCGATCCTGGCCGCGGTCACCGCCTGCGCGCTGTTCGCGCCGTGGCTGGCGCCCTACGATCCCAACCTGCAGGACACGGCGATCCGCCTCGCCGCGCCCTCGGCCGCCCATTGGCTGGGGACGGACGGGTTCGGCCGCGACCTGCTCTCGCGTCTCGTCTACGGCGCCCGGCCGACGCTGCTGATCGTCGTGCTGGTCGGGGCATTCATGGCGCCGGTCGGCGTCGCGGTCGGCATGGTCGCCGGCTTCTTCGGCGGCCTGACCGAGCGGGCGCTGATGATGCTCTGCGACATCGTGATGTCGTTCCCGCGCCTGCTCCTTGCCTTCGCCTTCGTGGCGATCCTCGGCCCGGGCCTGCTCAACGGCGTCATCGCCCTCGCCCTGACCAGCTGGCCCGCCTATGCCCGCCAGGCCAGGGTCGAGACGGAGGCCCTGCGCCGCAGCGACTATCTCGCCGCCGCGGAGATGGTGGGCATCCGTGGGCCGCGCCTGTTCGCCGGGCACATCCTGCCGCTGGTGCTGCCGTCGGCGATCGTGCGCCTCGCCCTCGATCTCGGCGGCATCATCCTGGCGGCCGCGGGCCTGGGATTCCTCGGGCTCGGCGTGCGCCCGCCCACGGCCGAATGGGGCTCGATGGTGGCGGAGGGCACGCAAGTGATCTTCGACCAGTGGTGGATCGCCGCCGCCCCGGGCGCCGCCATCTTCCTCACCAGCCTCGCCTTCAACCTGGTCGCCGACGGCTTGCGCGACCTCATGGATCCTCGCCATGGCTGAGCCGCTGCTGAGCGTGGAGGACCTGCACGTGGCGGCCATGGACGAGGGCGGCTCGCGTCCGGTGCTGCGCGGCATCTCCTTCGCCGTCGGCCGGGAGCGCGTCGCCCTCGTGGGGGAATCCGGTTCCGGCAAGTCGATGACGGCCCGCGCCATTCTCGGGCTGCTGCCGCGCGGCCTGCGCCGGACCGGCGGGCGCGTCGTGCTGGGGGGCACGGACCTCGCCGGGCTCGACGCCCGTGCCTGGCAGGGCCTGCGCGGCAAGGCCGTCGGCCTGGTGCTGCAGGATCCGAAGTTCTCGCTCAATCCGGCCCATCGCGTCGGCCGGCAGGTCGAGGAGACGCTGCTCCTGCACACGCGGCTGTCGCGGACCGAGCGACGGGAGCGTGCGCTGGACATGCTGGCGAAGGTCGGCCTCGACGATCCCTTGCGCGTCTATCGCAGCTATCCCGGCGAGCTGTCGGGCGGCATGGGCCAGCGTGTGATGATCGCGGCGATGCTGATCGCCGAACCGGCGCTCCTGATCGCGGACGAGCCGACATCGGCGCTGGACCAGGCCGTGCGCGGCCAGATCCTCGACCTCCTGCGGGGCCTCGCCGAGGAGCGGGGCATGGGCCTTCTCCTGATCAGCCACGACCTGCAGCAGGTCGCCAGCTTCGCGCATCGCGTCCTGGTGATGCATCGCGGCGCCATCGTCGACCGCCTGGCGGCCGAGCAGCTCGCCGATGCAACCCATCCCTATACCCGGGCCCTGTGGCAGGCGCGCCCGTCCGCGGCGACCCACGGCACCCGGCTGCCGACGGCGGCATGGCAGGAGGCGGCCCGATGAGCGCCGTGACGGTGAATCGGCTTTCGGTCGCGTTCCGCCGCGGCGCGGCGAGCTTCGCCGCGGTCCGCGATGCCGCGTTCACCGTGCGGACGGGCGAGATCTTCGGCCTGCTCGGACCGTCCGGCTGCGGCAAGACGACGGTGCTGCGCGTGCTCGCCGGCCTCGAGCGCACCTGGACGGGGGACGTGTCGGTGCTCGGCACGCCGCTCCATCCCGGCCGGCGAATCGAGGGCGAGCTGCGCCGCGAGGTCCAGATGGTGTTCCAGGATCCCTATGCCTCGCTGCATCCGCGCCACCGCATCGCCCGCACCCTCGGCGAGCCGCTGCGCGCGCGCCGGGAGGGCGACGTGGAGCGGAGGGTCGCGGCGATCCTGGCCGAGGTCGGACTGGCCGGCGACATCGCCGCGCGCTTTCCTCACGAGCTCTCCGGCGGCCAGCGCCAGCGCATCGCCATCGCCCGGGTGCTGCTGCTGCGGCCGCGGCTGCTGCTCTTGGACGAGCCGACCTCGGCGCTCGACCTGTCGGTCCAGGCGGGCGTGCTCAACCTCCTCACCGACCTTCGCGCCCGTCACGGCATGACCATGGTGCTGGTCAGCCATGACGGGGATGTCGTCGGGCACCTGTGCGACCGTGCCGCCAGGATGGAACGCGGCGCGGTCGTCGAGATTCTGGACCGACAGGGCCTGGAAGTCGGATCCTGAGCGGGATCTCCGATTGCGGCATGTCCGGCCTCGCCAAGGTCAGGCGCCGAGGTCGAGGCGCATCAACGGGCGGCGAGGGGAACGCCGGGCAATCTCGCGGAAGCCGAGCTTGCTGAACACCGAGGCAATGCCGGTGAAGCCGTCGCCCCAGACGAGCGGCCTGTCCGCCTCGACCGGGCAGACCTCGATCGCGGTGGCGCCGGCACGGCGCGCCATGTCGATGGCCGCCAGCGACAGCTCGCGCATCAGGCCGCGCCGCGTGTAGCCCTTGCGCACGAAGAAGCAGGTCAGGGCATAGACGATGCCCGCATCGGACAGGCCCTCGACGGGTTTCGACACTTTCGTCGTTTCGAACCGGGCGAAGTTGCGGCGCTGGCCGACGGCGCACCAGCCGATGGCCAGGTCGTTCTCATAGGCCAGCACACCAGGCGCGGGGCCGCGGACGACGATCTGGTGAAACATCGCCTTGCGATCCGCCTTCGGCATCACGAGATAGTCCGCGCGCCGCAGCCTCGGCCACAAGCACCAGCAGCCGGAATTGCCGCCGCG encodes:
- the betC gene encoding choline-sulfatase, which translates into the protein MSSRPNILLVMADQLAPACLPIHGHGIVKAPNLERLGRDGVVFDSAYCNSPLCSPSRAVFMTGRLPSRTGVYDNAAEFRSDIPTWAHYLRRAGYRTTLSGKMHFCGPDQLHGFEERLTTDIYPADYGWTPDWDRPQERPSWYHNMSSVTEAGPCVRTNQLDFDDEVIFAAERALYDHVRSSDRRPFCLVASLTHPHDPFAIPREYWDLYRDEDIVLPRVEVPLDRLDPHSRRLRHVCDMDATPIDEKQVRAARRAYFGAISYVDAQVGRLLRALEATGLRDDTIVIFTSDHGEMLGERGLWYKMSWFEGSARVPLLVSAPGRYRPGRVGASVSLVDLLPTLVEMAGGDPADLAGGPSDGRSLVPHCEGRGGHDEVIGEYLAEGAVAPLMMIRRGPWKFVHSPADPDQLYDLEADPDEVHNLAEAADHAATLAEFRAEAARRWDMPALDAAVRESQRRRRLVDAALTTGTLRSWDFQPFVDASRQYMRNSIDLDDLEARARFPKVKP
- a CDS encoding tetratricopeptide repeat protein → MRAFEALARLAGRAVPFGIAAMLTAAPALAFDGTQTPANDRTPMEAFKFGAKAYKAGDLAEASRALEFAAGKGHALAQWKLARMYSEGDGVPRDDLKAFEYYQQIVNAHADDSPDTAQARFVSSALVALGSYYLNGIPNTEVRSDPQRAIEMFQYAATYFGDSDAQYNLGRLFLDGTADRPRDPVMAARWLRLSADKGQHQAQAVLGHLLFAGEEDLPRQAARGLMYLTLARDAATSDADKWIVDLYNQAVSAATPDERQMGLAYLEQYLKNRS
- the xth gene encoding exodeoxyribonuclease III: MRIASWNVNSIRQRVAHLTEWLGQASPDIVCLQEIKCLDENFPTAEIEALGYNVVTHGQKTFNGVAILSRHPIDEATPRLPGNDGDEQSRYLEAVISTRDGVVRVASIYLPNGNPPETEKYPYKLAWMDRLIARARALLALEEPLVLAGDYNVIPAAEDAKTPDAWVGDALFLPATRAKFRELVNLGFTDALRACTGSPGLYTFWDYQAGAWQRDNGIRIDHLMLSPHAAAVLAGCAIDKSTRARDKPSDHVPIRCDLAIEPRA
- the erpA gene encoding iron-sulfur cluster insertion protein ErpA, giving the protein MTEMTAMTQMSVSERAARRIAKILESEPAGSMLRISVEGGGCSGFQYKFDFDTARQPDDVAIERDGATVLVDEVSLQYMGGAELDYVEDLIGSAFKIHNPNAVAACGCGTSFSV
- a CDS encoding ABC transporter substrate-binding protein, which encodes MISLGKLAGIAGAMAILAALGPARAATPPGILVVAQSIDDAVSFDPAEGFELTTVQSFNNIYQRLVQTDRADATRIVPALAASWEAGADGKSLTFTLAKDARFASGNPVRPEDVIFSLTRAVKLNKAPAFILNELGWTAQTVSGAVEKVGDGQVRVKWSADVGPAFALAILTAPIASIVDEVVVSPQAAGDDLGNGWLKIHSAGSGPFKIAAYTPHEALVLEANASSPAGAPKLASVILQNVPDAAARRLLIEQGDADIARGLGADQVEALKAKPGLTVLAVPSARTDYILINSKASATLGNPAFWEAARYLVDYDGIADNLLRGQVRVHQAFLPDGFPGALKDNPFKLDIEKAKKILADAKIGPTKIAFPVFNEQPFLQIAQSLQSTFGQAGLTLDIQPGVASEIYAKGRSGNYEITLRYWIPDYFDPHSNASAFAINRDNQHNTVAKQAGWVIPGLSDETAAAVKEQDPAKRAALYEDLQREIQKSSPYVFMLQGSDQVVLRDAVKGYAQGLNADLVYYDRVEK
- a CDS encoding ABC transporter permease, whose product is MAQATLPARDFGHDVRRPSSPEGGRRRFGTLAAVLRWLRKLALTLFGLILVTFAMTRLSPVDPAQQLVGDHASQSSYQAARQELGLDEPLAVQFWRYLGRLAEGDLGRATSTGQPVAADVARTFTATLELATAAIVLGTVVGLALGMIAAMRPGGLLDGAIRLVSLIGYSVPIFWLGLLMLLLFYARLHWAPGTGRLDVVYQYTLKPVTGFALIDAGLWGAPGAFRSALAHLVLPGLVLAFYALAGISRLTRAAILGELAQEYTLTARAKGAGAARVIFVHILPNIAGTLVTVVALAYANLLEGAVLTETVFAWPGIGRYLTVALFAGDTAAILGATLVIGVAFIALNSLTDLAVARLDPRRVR
- a CDS encoding ABC transporter permease, whose product is MSAQGPTFGMAFGRLAPVARRSPSLAAGAAILAAVTACALFAPWLAPYDPNLQDTAIRLAAPSAAHWLGTDGFGRDLLSRLVYGARPTLLIVVLVGAFMAPVGVAVGMVAGFFGGLTERALMMLCDIVMSFPRLLLAFAFVAILGPGLLNGVIALALTSWPAYARQARVETEALRRSDYLAAAEMVGIRGPRLFAGHILPLVLPSAIVRLALDLGGIILAAAGLGFLGLGVRPPTAEWGSMVAEGTQVIFDQWWIAAAPGAAIFLTSLAFNLVADGLRDLMDPRHG
- a CDS encoding ATP-binding cassette domain-containing protein — protein: MAEPLLSVEDLHVAAMDEGGSRPVLRGISFAVGRERVALVGESGSGKSMTARAILGLLPRGLRRTGGRVVLGGTDLAGLDARAWQGLRGKAVGLVLQDPKFSLNPAHRVGRQVEETLLLHTRLSRTERRERALDMLAKVGLDDPLRVYRSYPGELSGGMGQRVMIAAMLIAEPALLIADEPTSALDQAVRGQILDLLRGLAEERGMGLLLISHDLQQVASFAHRVLVMHRGAIVDRLAAEQLADATHPYTRALWQARPSAATHGTRLPTAAWQEAAR
- a CDS encoding ABC transporter ATP-binding protein, with translation MSAVTVNRLSVAFRRGAASFAAVRDAAFTVRTGEIFGLLGPSGCGKTTVLRVLAGLERTWTGDVSVLGTPLHPGRRIEGELRREVQMVFQDPYASLHPRHRIARTLGEPLRARREGDVERRVAAILAEVGLAGDIAARFPHELSGGQRQRIAIARVLLLRPRLLLLDEPTSALDLSVQAGVLNLLTDLRARHGMTMVLVSHDGDVVGHLCDRAARMERGAVVEILDRQGLEVGS
- a CDS encoding GNAT family N-acetyltransferase — encoded protein: MHEPISFHALTPDRWADFETLFGPDRGGNSGCWCLWPRLRRADYLVMPKADRKAMFHQIVVRGPAPGVLAYENDLAIGWCAVGQRRNFARFETTKVSKPVEGLSDAGIVYALTCFFVRKGYTRRGLMRELSLAAIDMARRAGATAIEVCPVEADRPLVWGDGFTGIASVFSKLGFREIARRSPRRPLMRLDLGA